GAGCTGCTTCGATGGCAGTTTTTGCTGTTTCTTGATCACGGGTCTCACCCACTAACAGCACATCTGGGTCCTGGCGCATGAAGGCGCGAAGAGCAGTGCTGAAGTCAAAGCCTTTCTCACGATTCACCTGACATTGGGTAATACCAGGCAATGTGTATTCAATGGGATCTTCTACGGTGGAGATATTGATCCCAGGTTCGTTGCGTTCCGCTAACAAGGAATAGAGAGTTGTGGATTTACCAGATCCTGTTGGACCGGTCACAAGAATCATCCCGAATGGTTTGGAGCCAAGGGTTCGCACAAGCTCGAGTGTGGTGGGATTGGAAATGAGTTTATCCAGCCCTAATTGAGTGGATTGGCTATCGAGTAAGCGCAGGCAAATCTTTTCCCCGTAGCGGCTGGGAAGACTGTTGACTCGGAAGTCAACGGTTCGTTCTTTGTAGTTTCTACGGATACGTCCATCCTGTGCTTGCCTCCGTTCAGCGATATCAAGATCGGCCATGATCTTGAAACGAGAGGTAATGGCTGGAATTAATTTAGTGGGTAGTGGTTGCGTTAAGTTTGTCAGGACTCCATCCTTCCTGAATCTTATTTGTAATCCTGAATATTGTGGTTCTACATGGATATCACTGGCATTCATGTCTAATGCCTTTGCTAAGATACGATCAACTAAAGTGATAATCGGCGACTGATCAGTACTTGATGGGTCGACGTCAAGTGATGAGGCTGAATTACTTTGAATTTCTGCTTCATCTGGATCGGCATTCAAAATTCCTTCAACATCAAATCCATCGAGAAAGGATTTAGCTGTTTCGCTAACTGATGCTTGATTGATCTTCGAATTTGAGTCCACTGATTGTGGATCAAGAATCCGCTTTAGATCCGCTGCATTGGCAAGGACGAGCTTGGAGATATAGCCATGGCTTCTTAAAATCTGCTTGAGTTGTTCACGATTCTCTCGGTTGCTGCTGCTTGCGATGGCCACCATGAGGGTGTCGACGCTGAGATGAATGGGGAGCGCTTGAAGTTGTTTCCAGGTTTCCAGGTCCAAAACCTTCCCTGATTGCAGAAGTGCTTCTCCAGCGGCGAGCTCTGCTTCTGAAATCAGCTTTGCCGGCAGAGCAGGCGGCAGGGGCATTCGGTTGAAGTCGGCGCTCATGCTGATTCGGCTTTCCGCGCTTGTGGTGGGTCCGTGTGACCCTTCAACATGTCTAGACGTGATTTCGCATCTGGTCAGCATGAGCGGCGACGCTTCCATCCCGGCTAACGAATCGGCATCGGATGTTCCCGAAGCCCAGCAGGACCCCACTCCCTCTGTCGAGGAAACCCCCGGCGCTGCTTCTCCCGACGCTGTTTCAGAGGGAGCTCCCTCTGAGCAGACCAATGAAGCGCGGCTTGAGCAACTGGAGCGCGAGCACAGCACCCTCCGCCAAGAACACGAAACCCTGAATGCTCAGTACGTGCGCATCGCGGCCGACTTTGACAATTTCCGCAAGCGTCAGAGCCGGGATCAGGACGATCTGAAGCTGCAGATCACCTGCAGCACCTTGAGTGAAATTCTGCCTGTGGTTGATAACTTCGAACGCGCTCGTCAGCAACTTGATCCCCAAGGAGAAGAAGCGCAATCGCTGCACCGCAGCTATCAGGGTCTCTACAAGCAACTCGTTGACGTTCTCAAGCAATTGGGTGTGGCCCCGATGCGGGTGGTTGGTCAAGAGTTCGACCCCAGCCTTCATGAAGCGGTGCTGCGCGAACCCAGTGACGAACATCCAGAAGACGTAGTGGTTGAAGAATTGCAGCGTGGTTATCACCTCAGCGGCAAGGTCTTGCGACACGCTCTGGTCAAGGTGTCGATGGGACCTGGACCTCAGCAGTCAGATCCAGCTGCCCTTGGAACTGAGGGCGGTGATAGTGCACCAGCCCAAGGAGATGACGGCACCTCGACGGCCGAGGCGAGCGAATGATTCAAAACTTATGCCTAGTGTGCGCAGCGGAATGACGAGCTGATGGCCGATTACTACGACCTCCTTGGCGTTAGCAGGGATGCAGATGCCGACACCCTGAAGCGCGCTTACAGGCGGATGGCTCGCCAATATCACCCCGATATCAATAAGGACGCTGGAGCGGAAGATCGCTTCAAGGAGATTGGTCGCGCCTACGAGGTGCTGAGTGATCCCCAAACCCGCGGGAGATATGACCAGTTCGGTGAGGCCGGGCTCGGTGGTGGCGGTGGCATGCCCGACATGGGCGATATGGGTGGTTTTGCGGATATCTTCGAAACCTTCTTTAGTGGGTTTGGTGGTGCTGCAGGTGGCGCCGGTCGTCAGCGCAGGCGTGGGCCTCAACAGGGGGACGACCTCCGCTACGACCTGACGATTGATTTTGCTCAGGCTGTCTTTGGCCAAGAGAGGGAGATTCGCATCCCCCACCTCGAGACCTGCACCACCTGTGGTGGCAGCGGTGCCAAAGCGGGCAGTGGTCCCACCACCTGTACCACCTGTGGCGGAGTTGGGCAGGTGCGTCGCGCCACGCGGACGCCATTTGGGAATTTTGAGCAGGTGGCTGAATGCCCCAGTTGTAATGGCACGGGACAGGTGATTGCTGATCCCTGCAGTTCCTGTGGTGGTCAAGGGGTCACGCAAGTCCGTAAGAAATTGCGCATCAACATTCCCGCTGGTGTCGATACAGGCACCCGATTGCGGGTGTCTGGTGAGGGCAATGCCGGCCTGCGTGGTGGTCCGTCAGGCGATTTGTATGTGTTCCTCACGGTTAAATCCCATCCGAGCTTGAGGCGCGACGGGCTCACCGTCCTTTCGGAAGTGAAGGTGAGTTACCTGCAGGCGATCCTTGGCGACACCATTGAGGTGGAAACTGTGGATGGACCTGAATCGCTGGAGATTCCAGCCGGTACCCAGCCCAATTCCGTGTTAACCCTTGAAAACAAGGGCATTCCCAAGCTGGGCAATCCGGTGGCCCGTGGTCACCAGCGCATCTCTGTCACGGTGACCTTGCCGACCCGTCTCAACGATGAGGAACGCGGTCTTCTTGAAGATCTGGCTGGACACCATTCAGCCCGTGGTGAGCAGCACCACCACCATAAAAGCGGTCTGTTTGCCCGACTCTTCGGGCAACGCTGACGGATGCGTGACGCCCCCTCCGATCATTATCTGGATCTAAGGGGCACCCCCTGTCCAATCAATTTCATTCGTTGTCGTTTGGCCTTGGAGGCCATGGGCCCCGGGCAGCATTTTCAGGTTGATCTCGATCGGGGTGAGCCTGAGGAGATGGTGATACCGGGGCTCACTCGGGATGGTCATCAGGTGGAGGTGATCGACCAAGCCAAGGATTGGGTGCGTCTTCAGGTGGTGTGTGGTGGTGGTTGATCAGCCGGCTCAGTCCGGCATGGTTGTGGCGCTCCAGGCCAACTACTTGGAGGTGGAGCTAGATCAGGTTTCCGAGTTGATTCCCTCACGACTGCTTTGCACGCGGCGCACGCGTTTGAGTCATCGCGGCGAGGCTGTTTTTGTCGGAGATCGGGTCAGGGTAGAAGCCATTGATGTGAGCCATGCCCGTGCGGTGGTCGCTGATGTGGAACCTCGCTTCAGTTTTCTGACACGCCCGCCTGTCGCCAATGCCACCACGGTGGTCGTGGCATTGGCCGTGGACCAACCAGCGTTTGATCCCGATCAGGCCAGTCGTTTTTTGTTGACAGCAGAGCGAACGTCACTTGTTGTGCAGCTGGTTCTCACGAAAACAGATCTCTTAGAGCCGGAGGCATTAGAGACCCTGCGCATGCGCCTGTATGCCTGGGGGTATCCCCCTTTATTGGTGTCGACGAGCAACGGCCTTGGGCTCTCCAAGTTGAAAGAACGTCTTGCTGGATCGCCTCTTTCTGTGCTTTGTGGGCCCTCAGGCGTTGGCAAGAGCTCCTTGCTGAATGCCCTGATCCCTGAGCTCGAACTGCGGATCGGCGCCGTTTCCGGACGGTTACAGCGGGGACGTCACACCACGCGGCATGTGGAGTTGCATCGCTTGGGCGCTGATGCACGCGTTGCTGATACTCCCGGTTTCAA
This portion of the Synechococcus sp. ROS8604 genome encodes:
- a CDS encoding sulfurtransferase TusA family protein, whose translation is MRDAPSDHYLDLRGTPCPINFIRCRLALEAMGPGQHFQVDLDRGEPEEMVIPGLTRDGHQVEVIDQAKDWVRLQVVCGGG
- the grpE gene encoding nucleotide exchange factor GrpE, producing MSGDASIPANESASDVPEAQQDPTPSVEETPGAASPDAVSEGAPSEQTNEARLEQLEREHSTLRQEHETLNAQYVRIAADFDNFRKRQSRDQDDLKLQITCSTLSEILPVVDNFERARQQLDPQGEEAQSLHRSYQGLYKQLVDVLKQLGVAPMRVVGQEFDPSLHEAVLREPSDEHPEDVVVEELQRGYHLSGKVLRHALVKVSMGPGPQQSDPAALGTEGGDSAPAQGDDGTSTAEASE
- a CDS encoding GspE/PulE family protein, giving the protein MSADFNRMPLPPALPAKLISEAELAAGEALLQSGKVLDLETWKQLQALPIHLSVDTLMVAIASSSNRENREQLKQILRSHGYISKLVLANAADLKRILDPQSVDSNSKINQASVSETAKSFLDGFDVEGILNADPDEAEIQSNSASSLDVDPSSTDQSPIITLVDRILAKALDMNASDIHVEPQYSGLQIRFRKDGVLTNLTQPLPTKLIPAITSRFKIMADLDIAERRQAQDGRIRRNYKERTVDFRVNSLPSRYGEKICLRLLDSQSTQLGLDKLISNPTTLELVRTLGSKPFGMILVTGPTGSGKSTTLYSLLAERNEPGINISTVEDPIEYTLPGITQCQVNREKGFDFSTALRAFMRQDPDVLLVGETRDQETAKTAIEAALTGHLVLTTLHCNDAPSAIARLDEMGVEPFMVSASLLGIVSQRLLRRVCSDCRIPYHPDSQKLGRFGLLTSHEGDVTFFKAKHHERQQSACPRCQGTGYKGRIGVYEVLRMNEALAASVAKGATTDLVRQLALEAGMKTLLGYSLDLVREGHTTLEEVDRMVLTDAGLESEQRARALSTITCRGCGGGLQEGWLECLYCLTPRQ
- the dnaJ gene encoding molecular chaperone DnaJ, with amino-acid sequence MADYYDLLGVSRDADADTLKRAYRRMARQYHPDINKDAGAEDRFKEIGRAYEVLSDPQTRGRYDQFGEAGLGGGGGMPDMGDMGGFADIFETFFSGFGGAAGGAGRQRRRGPQQGDDLRYDLTIDFAQAVFGQEREIRIPHLETCTTCGGSGAKAGSGPTTCTTCGGVGQVRRATRTPFGNFEQVAECPSCNGTGQVIADPCSSCGGQGVTQVRKKLRINIPAGVDTGTRLRVSGEGNAGLRGGPSGDLYVFLTVKSHPSLRRDGLTVLSEVKVSYLQAILGDTIEVETVDGPESLEIPAGTQPNSVLTLENKGIPKLGNPVARGHQRISVTVTLPTRLNDEERGLLEDLAGHHSARGEQHHHHKSGLFARLFGQR
- the rsgA gene encoding ribosome small subunit-dependent GTPase A gives rise to the protein MVVVDQPAQSGMVVALQANYLEVELDQVSELIPSRLLCTRRTRLSHRGEAVFVGDRVRVEAIDVSHARAVVADVEPRFSFLTRPPVANATTVVVALAVDQPAFDPDQASRFLLTAERTSLVVQLVLTKTDLLEPEALETLRMRLYAWGYPPLLVSTSNGLGLSKLKERLAGSPLSVLCGPSGVGKSSLLNALIPELELRIGAVSGRLQRGRHTTRHVELHRLGADARVADTPGFNRPELPDDPRNLEVLFPELRAQLEHHPCRFRDCLHREEPGCGVTRDWERYPIYRRAVEELLGLSRPSRGG